A stretch of the Hydra vulgaris chromosome 09, alternate assembly HydraT2T_AEP genome encodes the following:
- the LOC136084521 gene encoding uncharacterized protein LOC136084521, translating into MATPKLTLEFLTINDFKLYSTLALKSFLKIRNKATTGSFETLVARAFSAYEEGCEVNVDCEHSERLLLDIYTEKFLSCNLPDPLSLKSGWCGEEEGMRSWPSLYFMDIERYFLKISRQENLCRKLESEYKGGKSHRYYSNNFIGEVFIHNINTDSLFCLFKTKCVPSQRVNTKSYDIWAIIEKDVSVQPGGTIIASYCTCVAGLLGSCSHVAGMLFRIEAAVLSGFTQRTCTEQLAKWNVPSKKKKIEPGKLTNFVVSTDHYRKKVLKKNITQLKFCAQKRLDYVPFCEENKVYLNDKEKTRKTLFNEIKDLIPQSCFAEVMIGKKLSSGINENSVVVDSIKLAVMKFKKSPAFSAKENINLVVEKLVNYLYLSDEQIDNVYKKTILQSKSKDWILYRKCRMTSSNFKQFYTHTKSYLKNPTICTASISNIILGESENVQTFSMKYGIAQEVHAKIKYKHLMKKAHENATFADPGMTIFNTHPFISASPDMEVFCTCHGAGLVEIKCPSSLIFEIPSNKTYSTHLEEIDGIVKLKVNSSYYFQIQGQLGITKKLYCDFFIFSECGFHLERIKFNEVFWLDVLYHLNLFWRKVIAPILLDNNNEDEPDLVIIKKPFSGFIFEGVLEDNCKDHYLIDFNIDIPLENSI; encoded by the exons ATGGCGACGCCAAAATtaactttagaatttttaacTATCAATGATTTTAAGCTTTACAGTACTTTAGCTCTGAAAAGTTTTCTAAAGATTAGAAATAAAGCTACTACAGGTTCATTTGAAACTTTAGTTGCAAG agcGTTTAGTGCATACGAAGAGGGTTGCGAGGTTAATGTTGATTGTGAGCACTCAGAGCGATTACTGCTAGATATTTATACTGAAAAGTTTTTGTCCTGCAATCTTCCGGATCCTCTTTCATTAAAAAGTGGTTGGTGTGGCGAAGAAGAAGGCATGAGATCTTGGCCTAGTCTTTATTTCATGGAcattgaaagatattttttaaaaataagtaggCAAGAAAACTTATGCAGAAAATTAGAAAGTGAGTACAAGGGAGGAAAGTCTCATAGAtattattctaataattttattggggaagtttttattcacaatATTAACACAGACTCTTTATTTTGtctgtttaaaacaaaatgtgttCCCTCCCAGAGAGTTAATACAAAATCTTATGATATTTGGGCTATCATAGAGAAAGATGTCAGTGTTCAACCTGGGGGAACTATTATTGCAAGCTATTGTACATGTGTTGCTGGGTTATTAG GCAGTTGTAGTCATGTAGCTGGTATGCTATTTCGTATAGAAGCTGCAGTATTATCAGGTTTTACACAGCGAACATGCACTGAACAACTTGCAAAGTGGAACGTTccttctaaaaagaaaaaaatagaaccAGGAAAACTTACTAATTTTGTTGTTAGTACAGACCATTacagaaaaaaggttttaaaaaaaaatatcactcAACTCAAATTTTGTGCCCAAAAGCGCCTTGATTATGTTCCATTTTGTGAAGAAAATAAAGTCTACCTGAATGACAAAGAGAAAACAAGAAAAACTCTTTTCAATGAAATAAAGGATCTTATACCTCAAAGTTGTTTTGCAGAAGTAATGATCggaaaaaaactttcttctggAATAAATGAAAATAGTGTAGTTGTTGATTCAATTAAACTAGctgttatgaaatttaaaaaaagtccagCATTTTCAGCTAAAGAAAACATTAACTTGGTTGTcgaaaaattagtaaattaccTTTATTTAAGTGATGAACAAATTGATAATGTTTACAAGAAAACTATATTGCAATCTAAGTCTAAAGATTGGATACTTTATCGAAAGTGCAGGATGACATCTTCAAACTTTAAGCAATTTTACACACatacaaaatcttatttaaaaaatccgaCAATTTGTACTGCTTCCATATCAAATATCATATTAGGTGAGTCAGAAAATGTGCAAACATTTTCAATGAAGTATGGCATTGCTCAAGAAGTTcatgcaaaaattaaatataaacatttaatgaaaaaagctCATGAAAATGCTACTTTTGCTGATCCTGGAATGACTATTTTTAATACTCATCCATTTATTAGTGCTTCACCAGATATGGAAGTATTTTGTACATGTCACGGTGCAGGATTAGTTGAGATAAAATGCCcatcaagtttaatttttgaaattccaTCCAACAAAACCTATTCTACCCATTTAGAGGAAATTGATGGCAtagtaaaacttaaagttaataGTAGCTACTATTTTCAGATACAGGGACAATTGGGCATcacaaaaaaactatattgtgacttttttattttttctgagtGTGGTTTTCATCTGGAacgaataaaatttaatgaggtTTTTTGGTTGGATGTGTTATAtcacttaaatttgttttggcGAAAAGTTATAGCACCCATCCTtcttgataataataatgaggaTGAGCCTGATTTAGTTATAATTAAGAAGCCTTTTAGTGGATTTATATTTGAAGGTGTTTTGGAAGACAATTGCAAGGATcattatttaattgattttaacaTTGATATACCTTTAGAGAATAGCATTTAA
- the LOC136084991 gene encoding uncharacterized protein LOC136084991 translates to MSMCCAVQGCSNSSRVLKKWLQAYCDQHMCKRQANECSCSKPFRLYPFPTSKKNHGKRDSWKKLLNRIDKDSNKLFSPSKDSRICSIHFVDGMPTDCNPYPTLKMGYDTKRRALILSPPSKIRKTNIASNMTSSGSSRIDQFSLKSCYNQENPFNLLNKPIIRIKKPENSFTEGMTPLSTFISTSLENLYDTIPNSHISTFSSFPSVSSSDKTNINCFNDNQLIKKENKFLHMLIFSIGLLAIIRELSVLIFNLKAQIRILEVEKKNDTRQYQVKPHKTPSKQIIKTIKEKKTYEVIIKNDKLCNFYTNISSIKLFHKLHDFLLPFVKRRFKSTLVSNAKRTLQKHHKQIGRPRKLCSKDEFLLVLMKLRLGSLYQDLAVRFNVAVSTCSEIFQSWIRAMAKSLSCVIFTPDQEIMRAITPVRFGKYSDTIGVIDCSEIFIETPRNLELQAATWSDYKHHNTMKFLLSVGPNGFITFISEAYTGRCSDKFITNDSDFLKTVPSHSRIMADKGFSIGNECSSSSIYFTVPPGRRGISQMPPAELIKTTEVAKLRIVVEQVIRRIKTHRILSNEFPITMLPHLNDILIVCAALSNMKVPIMIDY, encoded by the exons atgtcAATGTGTTGTGCTGTCCAAGGATGCTCAAATAGCTCGAGagtgttaaaaaaatggttgCAAGCATATTGTGATCAACATATGTGCAAAAGGCAAGCTAACGAATGTTCTTGTTCAAAACCATTTCG ACTTTATCCGTTTCCAACCTCAAAGAAAAATCATGGAAAAAGAGATTCTtggaaaaagttattaaatagaaTAGACAAAGATAGCAATAAACTTTTCAGTCCTTCTAAAGATTCTCGTATTTGTTCAATTCATTTTGTAGATGGTATGCCAACTGATTGTAATCCCTATCCTACGCTAAAAATGGGCTACGATACAAAACGCAGGGCATTGATACTATCTCCACCATCTAAGATACGAAAAACTAATATAGCAAGTAATATGACATCATCCGGCTCTTCGAGAATTGATCAATTCAGTTTAAAGAGTTGTTATAACCAGGAAAATCCATTTAATCTCTTAAATAAACCTattatcagaattaaaaaacCAGAAAATAGTTTTACTGAGGGTATGACTCCACTGTCTACTTTTATATCCACTTCACTTGAAAACCTATATGATACTATACCTAATAGTCATATTTCTACTTTTTCATCATTTCCATCAGTAAGTAGTTCagataaaacaaacataaattgCTTTAATGATAatcaactaattaaaaaagaaaataaatttctccatatgcttattttttcaattggATTATTAGCAATAATAAGAGAACTTTCAGTActcatatttaatttaaaggcTCAAATACGAATTCTCgaagttgaaaaaaagaatgataCTAGACAGTACCAAGTTAAACCTCATAAAACTCCTTCTAAACAAATTATCAagacaataaaagaaaaaaaaacttatgaagtaataataaaaaatgataaattatgtAATTTCTATACTAATATATCTTCCATAAAACTATTCCACAAGCTTCATGACTTCTTGCTaccatttgtaaaaagaagGTTTAAGTCTACTTTAGTTTCTAATGCAAAAAGAACCTTACAAAAACACCATAAACAAATAGGAAGACCAAGAAAACTATGTTCTAAAGATGAATTCTTGCTTGTTTTAATGAAGTTGAGATTAGGAAGCTTGTATCAAGATTTGGCTGTTAGGTTTAATGTTGCAGTTTCAACTTGTTCTGAAATTTTTCAATCATGGATAAGAGCAATGGCTAAATCATTATCTTGTGTTATTTTTACTCCTGATCAAGAAATCATGCGTGCTATTACTCCTGTAAGGTTTGGAAAATATTCAGATACAATAGGAGTGATTGATTGttctgaaatatttattgaaacaCCCAGAAATTTAGAGCTCCAAGCTGCTACCTGGTCAGATTATAAACACCACAACACTATGAAGTTTTTACTTTCAGTAGGGCCAAAtggttttataacatttatttctgAAGCATACACTGGAAGATGTTCAgacaaatttattacaaatgattcagactttttaaaaacagttccaTCGCATTCCAGAATAATGGCAGATAAAGGATTTTCTATTGGAAATGAATGTTCAAGTAGTAGTATTTACTTTACAGTTCCTCCTGGTAGACGAGGTATTTCACAAATGCCACCTGCTGAGTTGATAAAGACAACTGAAGTGGCTAAATTAAGGATAGTTGTAGAACAAGTTATCCGCAGGATTAAAACACACAGAATTCTATCCAATGAGTTTCCGATAACCATGTTACCACATTTAAACGATATTTTAATCGTGTGTGCAGCATTATCAAATATGAAAGTACCTATAATGATTGATTATTGA